One genomic segment of Catalinimonas alkaloidigena includes these proteins:
- a CDS encoding Rne/Rng family ribonuclease → MSNELIINSTQDGCRIALLKERSLVEFHHEVDANKFTVGDIYLGSVRKVVPGLNAAFIDVGYEKDAFLHYLDLGPQIKTLNKFTKNTFNNKYNTHLLGKIKNEPDINKLGKINQVLNKNQAVLVQIVKEPISTKGPRLSCELSIAGRYLILVPFSSVVNISKKITNKNERKRLMRLISSIKPEGFGIIIRTVAEGKEVAELDRDLRNLVNVWAEGVKKLKKAKPRDKIIGEMSRASSLLRDMLNESFDSIVTDDQEIYEEVKTYIKTIAPAKEKIVKHYNGKTKLFENFGIEKQLKSLFGQSVSIPGGGYLIIEHTEALHVIDVNSGNKSNSEKDQETTALNVNLQAVSEIARQLRLRDMGGIIVIDFIDMRKQENKKAVFDKMKEEMKVDRAKNTVLPLTKFGLMQITRQRVRPELNIITKEICPTCGGTGKVAPTLLVSDQIEKNLEYILVKQNEPQLTIALHPFLHAYFTRGIISRRVKWFFKYKRWVRLEVDSSLGLVDYHFHNKAGEQIELS, encoded by the coding sequence TTGAGTAATGAATTAATCATCAATTCAACTCAGGATGGATGTCGTATAGCCCTTTTAAAAGAGAGAAGCCTGGTGGAATTTCACCACGAGGTTGATGCTAATAAGTTTACTGTTGGTGACATATACCTTGGGTCGGTAAGAAAAGTAGTGCCCGGTTTGAATGCAGCTTTCATTGATGTAGGTTACGAGAAGGACGCATTCCTGCATTACCTTGATTTAGGACCCCAGATAAAGACATTAAATAAGTTCACCAAGAACACATTTAACAATAAATATAATACGCATCTGTTAGGCAAAATCAAGAATGAGCCTGACATTAACAAACTAGGTAAAATCAATCAGGTTCTTAACAAGAATCAGGCAGTGCTTGTACAAATTGTAAAAGAACCTATCTCAACCAAGGGCCCGCGACTATCCTGCGAGTTGTCTATCGCCGGAAGATATCTTATCCTCGTGCCATTTTCTAGTGTGGTCAATATCTCAAAAAAGATCACCAATAAAAATGAAAGAAAAAGGCTCATGCGACTGATATCTTCTATCAAACCTGAAGGCTTTGGCATCATTATCAGAACTGTAGCTGAAGGTAAAGAAGTAGCCGAGCTAGACAGAGACCTCCGCAATTTGGTCAATGTTTGGGCAGAAGGCGTTAAAAAGTTAAAAAAGGCTAAGCCTCGTGACAAGATCATCGGTGAGATGAGTCGCGCCTCTTCTTTGCTCAGAGACATGCTTAATGAATCCTTTGACAGCATTGTCACTGATGATCAGGAAATTTATGAGGAGGTAAAGACGTATATCAAAACAATTGCTCCTGCTAAGGAAAAGATTGTTAAACACTACAATGGCAAAACCAAGCTTTTTGAAAATTTTGGTATTGAGAAGCAGCTTAAGTCATTGTTTGGTCAGTCAGTCAGTATTCCTGGTGGAGGCTACCTGATCATTGAACATACCGAAGCACTTCATGTAATTGATGTCAATAGTGGCAATAAATCTAATTCTGAAAAAGACCAGGAAACCACTGCGCTCAATGTCAATTTACAAGCTGTTTCGGAGATAGCCAGGCAGCTTAGGCTACGTGATATGGGTGGTATTATCGTCATTGACTTTATTGACATGCGCAAGCAGGAAAATAAGAAGGCAGTGTTCGATAAGATGAAAGAAGAGATGAAGGTAGACCGTGCCAAGAACACCGTGCTGCCGTTGACAAAATTTGGACTGATGCAGATTACCCGACAAAGGGTAAGACCTGAACTCAATATCATTACCAAAGAAATCTGTCCAACTTGTGGGGGTACAGGAAAAGTAGCGCCTACGCTTCTGGTATCCGACCAAATTGAAAAAAACCTGGAGTATATCTTGGTTAAGCAAAATGAACCACAGTTAACGATTGCTCTTCACCCTTTCCTGCATGCCTACTTTACCAGAGGTATCATTTCCCGCAGGGTAAAATGGTTTTTTAAATACAAACGATGGGTCCGGCTTGAGGTAGATTCTTCATTAGGGCTGGTAGACTATCATTTTCATAACAAAGCAGGAGAGCAAATAGAGCTTTCTTGA
- a CDS encoding tetratricopeptide repeat protein: MLKKQVILSIVAIAAVLLLFLLPKVVVDNESENMNNASADTEAKDGEVGSEHVDAVPEEVKTELTRLREAYKDSKNSENFTNFANSLIDGFVAANQYDSAASYAEELASVETTLAYLRKAADLYYEAFTYAMDAEKTARMGEKARYFYEKVRAQDPSDLDAKAKMAMTYVSSSSPMQGIQMLREVLDEDENNELAIYNLGLLSMQSQQYDKAIDRFKKLTTLDPANLQAQFLLGVSYFEANQEEKAKTQFLRVKEMDDDPSVQASVDEYLNQL; the protein is encoded by the coding sequence ATGTTAAAAAAGCAGGTAATACTGAGTATCGTGGCTATTGCCGCAGTATTACTTTTATTTCTGCTACCTAAGGTGGTGGTTGATAATGAAAGTGAGAACATGAATAATGCTTCCGCAGACACGGAAGCAAAAGATGGTGAAGTAGGTTCCGAGCATGTTGATGCCGTTCCTGAGGAAGTGAAAACTGAACTCACCAGGCTAAGAGAAGCTTATAAGGATAGTAAAAATTCAGAAAATTTTACTAATTTTGCGAATTCATTGATAGACGGCTTCGTTGCCGCTAATCAGTATGATAGCGCGGCTTCTTATGCGGAAGAGCTGGCAAGTGTGGAAACCACTCTGGCTTATCTTCGCAAAGCAGCAGATTTATATTATGAGGCTTTCACCTACGCCATGGATGCTGAAAAGACAGCACGCATGGGTGAAAAAGCCCGGTACTTTTATGAAAAGGTAAGGGCGCAGGATCCTTCAGATCTTGACGCAAAGGCCAAAATGGCGATGACTTATGTTTCATCTTCCAGCCCGATGCAGGGAATACAGATGCTTCGTGAAGTACTGGATGAGGATGAGAATAATGAACTGGCCATATATAATCTGGGACTGTTGTCTATGCAATCTCAACAGTATGATAAAGCAATAGACAGGTTTAAGAAGCTTACAACTCTTGATCCGGCTAATCTTCAAGCACAGTTTTTACTGGGCGTAAGTTATTTTGAAGCAAATCAGGAGGAAAAAGCGAAAACACAATTCTTACGTGTAAAAGAGATGGACGATGATCCTTCAGTACAGGCAAGTGTTGATGAATATTTAAACCAATTATAA
- a CDS encoding HU family DNA-binding protein — protein sequence MTKAEVVQQIADKTGIDKADVYTTVEAFFSVVKNSMSGGENIYIRGFGSFVNKKRARKVGRNISKNTAIIIDEHYVPSFKPSKVFQEKVKNSKKLKEIEAN from the coding sequence GTGACAAAGGCAGAAGTAGTTCAGCAAATTGCTGACAAAACAGGTATCGATAAGGCAGATGTTTACACTACCGTTGAAGCTTTTTTTAGCGTGGTCAAAAACTCTATGTCCGGTGGTGAAAATATCTACATCAGAGGGTTTGGAAGTTTTGTCAATAAAAAAAGAGCCCGTAAAGTTGGTAGAAATATATCCAAAAATACTGCTATTATCATTGATGAACACTACGTTCCTAGTTTTAAGCCTTCTAAAGTTTTCCAGGAAAAGGTAAAAAACAGCAAAAAGCTTAAAGAAATAGAAGCAAATTAA
- the mutY gene encoding A/G-specific adenine glycosylase, protein MEVHNFSEQIIRWYRQHKRDLPWRDTQDPYTIWLSEIILQQTRVKQGLPYFYRFIEAFPTVLDLAKAEEQEVLRLWQGLGYYSRARNLHSCAQTIVSDYQAKFPQTYNELIKLKGVGAYTAAAIASFAYNETVAVVDGNVYRVLSRVFGVKEDILSSKGQKKFQQLANTLVPEGLAGEYNQAIMEFGALQCTPKSPACLLCPVNQLCYAYQHNRQHELPVKIKKVKVKKRYFSYIVLRRGNFLYMKKRSGKDIWHGLYDFYLVENKHVIDGLENIDDFLVTEVMTNTNPTVEMSALYKHQLTHQQLEVRFFTLNMEKGSLADSLLTEKGLSVYSIEEVKGLPKPILIDKYLSEVIF, encoded by the coding sequence TTGGAAGTACATAATTTTTCTGAACAAATCATCCGATGGTACCGGCAGCACAAACGAGATCTACCTTGGCGAGATACTCAAGACCCTTACACCATATGGCTATCTGAAATTATTTTGCAACAAACCCGGGTCAAACAAGGGCTGCCTTATTTCTATCGTTTCATAGAGGCTTTTCCTACCGTTCTGGATCTGGCCAAAGCAGAGGAACAGGAAGTCTTGCGCTTATGGCAAGGGCTGGGGTATTACTCCAGAGCAAGAAATCTTCATAGCTGTGCTCAGACTATTGTAAGCGATTATCAGGCTAAATTCCCTCAGACTTATAATGAACTGATAAAACTTAAAGGAGTGGGCGCATATACAGCGGCTGCTATCGCTTCTTTTGCCTACAATGAGACCGTAGCAGTAGTTGATGGCAATGTGTATAGAGTACTGTCAAGGGTATTTGGAGTAAAAGAAGATATTTTATCAAGCAAAGGGCAGAAAAAATTTCAGCAACTTGCCAATACGCTGGTACCGGAAGGGCTAGCAGGTGAGTATAATCAGGCTATCATGGAGTTCGGGGCTTTACAGTGCACACCCAAGAGCCCGGCCTGTTTACTTTGTCCGGTAAATCAGCTTTGTTATGCCTACCAGCACAACAGGCAGCATGAACTGCCGGTGAAGATAAAAAAGGTAAAAGTGAAAAAACGTTACTTTTCTTACATAGTTTTGCGACGGGGTAATTTTTTGTACATGAAAAAACGCAGCGGGAAAGACATATGGCATGGACTATATGATTTTTACTTGGTAGAAAATAAGCATGTAATTGATGGTTTAGAAAATATAGACGATTTTTTGGTGACAGAAGTAATGACAAATACCAATCCTACTGTAGAAATGTCTGCATTGTACAAGCACCAACTGACACATCAGCAGTTAGAAGTACGGTTTTTTACCTTAAATATGGAGAAAGGTAGCTTGGCAGATTCTTTGTTAACTGAGAAAGGACTTAGTGTATACAGTATTGAAGAGGTAAAGGGCTTGCCTAAGCCTATTTTAATTGATAAGTATTTGAGTGAAGTAATATTTTAG
- a CDS encoding single-stranded DNA-binding protein — protein sequence MAGVNKVILLGNLGADPEVRHLESGSVVANISIATSEVYTKNGQRMEQTEWHKVELWDRLAELCEKYLSKGNTVYIEGKIRTNTYQDKEGVTRYDKRIRATNMTFVGGRNEDTDTADSNSYSQGGMPSQPSAPTQKREEAMPQHNEQDTDDLPF from the coding sequence ATGGCTGGAGTAAATAAAGTAATCCTATTAGGTAATCTGGGGGCAGACCCTGAAGTGAGACATCTGGAAAGTGGTTCTGTTGTAGCCAATATTAGTATTGCTACCTCAGAAGTATATACGAAGAACGGACAACGGATGGAGCAAACAGAATGGCATAAAGTAGAACTTTGGGATAGGCTTGCTGAACTTTGCGAAAAATATCTTTCAAAGGGGAATACAGTTTATATAGAAGGAAAGATCAGAACAAATACCTATCAGGATAAAGAAGGCGTAACCCGTTACGATAAGCGAATCAGAGCTACCAATATGACCTTTGTGGGCGGTAGAAATGAAGATACTGATACTGCTGACAGTAATAGCTATTCGCAAGGAGGAATGCCTTCGCAGCCTTCTGCCCCAACGCAGAAGAGAGAGGAAGCAATGCCTCAGCATAATGAGCAAGATACTGATGATCTGCCTTTTTAG
- the gldE gene encoding gliding motility-associated protein GldE, whose protein sequence is MEVSLDDPYPEHFLFILTDVFSSFGLFYTVVAIIIILLLFCSAMISGSEVAFFSLTADEVSECRNSNKGGDQHIVSLLDKPKHLLATILILNNLVNVAIVTLSTYATWQYFGKTTEGLVVVALTAIITVAILFFGEILPKQYAIHHSLVFAKRTAAVLDFASTLFRPFATLLMSLSSIVEKRLEKKGYNVSVDELNHALEITTSNEMTTAEEKGILKGIVNFGTLSVKQVMRSRLDITAIDIEMDFHDLMDKINKCGYSRIPIYRETIDNIEGVLYVKDLLPYLDHEESFEWQKLLHKGFFVPESKKIDMLLKEFQDKRVHMAIVVDEYGGTSGLITLEDIIEEIVGEINDEFDDNDVHYNKLDDNTYVFEGRTSLNDFCKIVDEDSVLFDSVKGESESLGGLILEIHSKLPRAGEKIYYDNYVFTVVAVDNKRIKRIRVFKKLTSAQQKNSVDTSVNRQ, encoded by the coding sequence TTGGAAGTATCTTTAGACGATCCGTACCCGGAACATTTCTTATTCATTCTGACGGACGTATTTTCTTCTTTTGGTTTGTTCTATACCGTTGTAGCTATCATTATCATTTTGTTGTTGTTTTGCTCAGCGATGATATCCGGGTCTGAGGTAGCTTTTTTTTCACTTACAGCGGATGAAGTAAGTGAGTGTAGAAATAGCAATAAAGGGGGTGATCAGCATATTGTAAGCTTACTGGATAAGCCAAAGCATCTCCTGGCTACTATTCTGATACTCAATAATCTGGTCAACGTAGCTATTGTAACGCTTTCTACCTACGCTACCTGGCAGTATTTTGGTAAAACTACTGAAGGGCTGGTGGTAGTAGCTTTAACAGCAATTATCACGGTAGCTATCCTCTTTTTTGGAGAAATTCTTCCAAAACAATATGCCATACATCATTCTTTGGTCTTTGCAAAGAGAACTGCTGCGGTACTTGATTTTGCCAGCACTCTTTTCAGGCCGTTTGCTACGCTGCTTATGTCATTGAGCAGTATAGTAGAAAAGCGACTTGAGAAGAAAGGGTATAATGTATCGGTAGATGAGCTGAACCACGCATTAGAGATAACGACTAGCAACGAAATGACCACAGCAGAGGAAAAAGGCATACTAAAAGGTATTGTCAATTTCGGGACCCTCTCCGTGAAGCAGGTCATGCGTTCTCGCCTGGATATCACAGCCATAGATATTGAGATGGATTTTCACGATCTTATGGATAAGATCAATAAATGCGGTTATTCCCGCATCCCTATTTACCGGGAAACTATTGATAATATTGAAGGTGTGCTTTACGTCAAAGACCTCCTCCCCTACCTGGATCACGAAGAAAGTTTTGAGTGGCAAAAGCTGTTACACAAAGGCTTTTTTGTTCCCGAAAGCAAGAAAATTGACATGCTCCTCAAAGAGTTTCAGGATAAGCGGGTGCATATGGCAATTGTAGTGGATGAGTACGGGGGGACTTCCGGTCTGATTACGCTCGAGGATATTATTGAGGAGATCGTTGGAGAAATTAATGATGAGTTTGACGATAATGATGTACATTATAACAAACTGGATGACAATACCTATGTCTTTGAGGGGCGCACTTCGCTGAACGATTTCTGCAAGATAGTAGATGAAGATAGCGTGCTGTTTGATAGCGTGAAAGGTGAAAGTGAGTCTTTGGGAGGCTTGATATTAGAAATCCATTCTAAGCTACCCCGGGCAGGAGAAAAAATTTATTATGATAATTATGTATTTACAGTAGTAGCTGTAGATAATAAGCGAATTAAGAGGATCAGGGTTTTTAAAAAGCTGACCTCCGCACAACAAAAAAATAGTGTGGATACCTCTGTCAACCGACAATGA
- a CDS encoding alpha/beta fold hydrolase, with protein MELNYRSMGEGQPLIILHGIFGTSDNLQTFGKQLAEQYQVFLIDQRNHGASPHSDEFNYEVMAEDLYAFIKKHKLEEVIVLGHSMGGKVAMFFAAQYPELFEKLVVVDIAPRAYPVHHQQILEALSAVKIDEISSRKEAEEQMKPYIADFGVRQFLLKNLKRSDDNKGFAWKLNLPVIKHNIERIGEGLDESKYKVEKPTLFVRGAKSNYITQEDEKLIKDIFPSSKVVTVENAGHWVHAEQTEKLFQEVSKFLDS; from the coding sequence ATGGAATTGAATTACCGGAGCATGGGCGAAGGACAGCCCCTGATCATTTTGCACGGGATTTTTGGCACTTCAGATAACCTTCAAACTTTTGGAAAGCAACTTGCAGAGCAATATCAGGTTTTTTTGATAGATCAAAGAAACCATGGAGCCTCTCCTCATAGCGATGAGTTTAATTATGAAGTAATGGCAGAAGATCTATATGCATTCATAAAAAAACATAAGCTTGAAGAAGTAATAGTGCTGGGACACTCTATGGGAGGGAAAGTGGCCATGTTTTTTGCTGCTCAGTATCCAGAATTATTTGAAAAGCTGGTCGTAGTAGATATTGCTCCCCGGGCTTATCCTGTACATCATCAGCAAATACTGGAAGCATTGAGCGCGGTAAAAATAGATGAAATAAGCAGTAGAAAAGAAGCTGAAGAGCAAATGAAGCCTTATATCGCTGACTTTGGAGTGCGCCAGTTTCTACTCAAGAATCTTAAAAGAAGCGATGATAATAAAGGGTTTGCCTGGAAACTCAACCTGCCGGTCATTAAGCATAATATTGAGCGAATAGGCGAAGGCTTGGATGAAAGTAAATATAAAGTTGAGAAGCCTACTCTATTTGTCAGGGGAGCTAAAAGTAACTACATCACACAAGAGGATGAAAAACTGATTAAAGATATTTTTCCTTCTTCCAAAGTAGTTACTGTTGAGAATGCCGGTCACTGGGTGCACGCTGAGCAAACTGAAAAGCTTTTTCAGGAAGTAAGTAAATTTTTAGACTCTTAG
- a CDS encoding DUF2905 domain-containing protein translates to MGKLLIIFGLIIVVIGVVVYFSDRFPSIGKLPGDIVIKRDNFTFYFPLATSIILSVIISLIFYLIKKFG, encoded by the coding sequence ATGGGAAAGCTTTTGATCATCTTCGGCCTAATTATCGTAGTGATAGGCGTTGTAGTTTATTTTTCTGATCGTTTTCCATCTATCGGAAAACTTCCGGGAGATATTGTTATCAAACGAGACAACTTTACTTTTTACTTTCCTTTGGCTACGAGTATTATACTGAGTGTAATTATATCCCTGATCTTCTATCTGATTAAAAAGTTTGGCTAA